From one Lycium ferocissimum isolate CSIRO_LF1 unplaced genomic scaffold, AGI_CSIRO_Lferr_CH_V1 ctg32, whole genome shotgun sequence genomic stretch:
- the LOC132043961 gene encoding uncharacterized protein LOC132043961 isoform X2, with product MVLVTGDRYLDSLVKFVENNVESLIEGTLILKLNPIGLHYVHSRLESLSELESLLSGAPVDYLRAYVSDLGDHRALERLRRILRLLTSLKVVSVLPPPARDPTPLSLLPFGRLKVLELRGCDLSTSAARGLLELRHTLEKLICHNSTDALKHVFASRIADINNSPHWNRLSFISCARNGLVLMDESLQLLPAVETLDLSRNKFAKVDNLRKCTKLKHLDLGFNHLRNVVSFSGVSSHIVKLVLRNNALTSLRGIENLKSLQGLDISYNIISNFLEMEILAGLSSLQRLWLEGNPLCYSRWYRAQVFSFFPSPEKMELDEKKICTSELWQRQIIIASRQKRPASFGFYSPARVGAKIEGSINTKRKKLSRVASIETEEQNTSICSDIESASVDIDNQSKEENALSDEEAEIVELMNRIENMKKERSDVWLQEFKDWVNDSSDNFVGVSRGKETVSSNHRDDEVKTQNRDNQLGETSKYLSDSMLASGDDSSTNILESDNSFAEMFHYPNQIGEASSRFSRNNTGESIQISRSRHQDIFSPINNEVLHPTTMFPQSESYSTQRGLKMSAKINIPPLTDADNILDSRSSLASTGSPPHYKEDILHRRQNLEEELLQLSAESFSAASSDSDTSCSDDDCPELTSMPLVDQFLIDNVSERSVDSYSPLHLSMDVCHEKLYPIKLNCRFPARLGTDCAVVREPGTSSQQGHISTDRQDVESVQVVKQDADWLEKKKRRRKPARRIISLCEENEKADDETAEPKKLDLDINGFQDGGVGPLCASERASSQSAMRISLDSCGRQTHAERSRLLQGAEKLIKNYFNKKAADSGIDESCQRYILCNCLLEKDSQFSESEVAVTLSSEHKLHVLLLENSCVGSAGSSLKLAGCHGFEQMREVFVGLGLQIVRVCFGRDTTYLFVTRNIDVSRELLSILGFIDSHVVENDCSLRSLENVQADLFERHVCGGLKMSILQYSMVMFWCNNWREGSWLRRSLFVLGRHLILCTEDVTLLGSLSESVSCSSYFSLDSCCSIVSVSEVVIDTKDCYCVTLTLEGVMSKFPLTLKEGKIVEDTKLVKRKPVSGPQKWKLKWFSEESLFQFVSLLKALHGEATTNSLLVYRHQSK from the exons ATGGTGCTTGTTACGGGCGATAGATACTTAGATTCACTCGTAAAATTCGTGGAAAACAACGTCGAATCATTAATCGAAGGAACCTTAATCCTAAAATTGAATCCAATTGGTCTTCATTATGTTCACTCTAGACTCGAATCATTATCTGAACTTGAGAGTCTTTTATCAGGTGCACCTGTTGATTATCTTCGTGCTTATGTATCTGATTTAGGTGACCATAGGGCACTTGAAAGGCTTAGACGGATTCTTCGACTTTTAACATCGTTAAAGGTGGTTTCTGTGTTGCCGCCACCAGCTAGGGATCCAACGCCGTTATCACTTTTGCCGTTTGGTAGGTTAAAAGTattggaacttagaggatgtgATCTGTCTACATCTGCTGCTAGAGGACTTTTGGAATTAAGACATACTTTGGAGAAGTTGATTTGTCATAATTCGACT GACGCACTTAAGCATGTTTTTGCTAGTAGAATAGCTGATATAAATAATTCTCCGCACTGGAATCGGTTATCATTTATTTCATGTGCCCGCAATGGCTTGGTTCTGATGGACGAATCTTTGCAACTTCTTCCTGCTGTTGAAACTCTTGATTTGAGCAGAAATAAGTTTGCCAAGGTGGATAATCTGCGGAAGTGCACCAAATTGAAGCATCTGGATCTTGGGTTCAACCACCTGAGAAATGTTGTGTCCTTTAGTGGG GTCTCATCTCACATTGTTAAGCTTGTTCTGAGGAACAATGCCCTAACATCATTACGCggaattgaaaatttgaagtcacTTCAGGGGCTTGATATTTCGTACAATATAATCTCCAATTTCTTGGAGATGGAGATTCTTGCTGGCCTGTCATCTCTTCAACGCTTGTGGCTTGAGGGGAATCCTCTGTGCTATTCTCGTTGGTATAGAGCTCAAGTCTTCAGTTTCTTTCCGAGTCCAGAGAAG ATGGAGCTTGATGAAAAGAAAATCTGTACTAGTGAGTTATGGCAGCGGCAGATTATCATTGCCAGTAGGCAAAAGCGGCCTGCTAGCTTTGGGTTTTATTCACCAGCAAGAGTTGGGGCCAAAATAGAAGGAAGTATTAATACAAAAAGG AAGAAGCTCTCACGTGTGGCTAGTATCGAGACTGAAGAACAGAACACTTCCATTTGCTCTGATATAGAATCTGCGTCTGTTGATATCGACAATCAAAGCAAGGAGGAGAATGCCCTTTCTGATGAGGAAGCTGAAATAGTTGAGTTGATGAACCGAATTGAGAATATGAAGAAGGAAAGATCTGATGTGTGGCTGCAGGAGTTCAAAGACTGGGTAAATGACTCTTCTGACAATTTTGTTGGTGTTTCTAGAGGCAAAGAGACTGTCTCCAGTAACCACAGAGATGATGAAGTTAAGACCCAGAATAGAGACAATCAGCTAGGTGAGACCTCCAAATATTTATCTGACTCGATGCTGGCTTCTGGAGATGACAGCAGCACAAATATACTAGAATCTGACAACTCATTCGCAGAGATGTTTCATTACCCCAACCAAATTGGTGAAGCATCTTCCAGATTTTCTCGGAATAACACAGGAGAGTCCATTCAGATTAGTAGAAGCCGACATCAGGATATATTTAGCCCTATAAATAATGAAGTGCTTCATCCAACTACAATGTTCCCTCAGTCTGAATCCTACTCAACCCAAAGGGGTCTTAAAATGAGTGCTAAGATCAATATTCCACCACTTACTGATGCTGATAATATTTTGGATTCTCGATCATCTTTGGCTAGCACAGGATCACCTCCTCACTACAAGGAGGACATTCTGCACAGACGtcaaaatttggaagaagaattgCTGCAGCTGTCTGCTGAATCCTTCTCAGCTGCATCTTCTGATAGTGATACAAGCTGTAGCGACGACGATTGCCCTGAGTTGACCTCAATGCCTCTGGTTGATCAGTTTCTTATCGACAATGTCTCAGAAAGGAGTGTGGATAGCTACTCACCATTGCATCTGTCCATGGATGTATGCCATGAAAAATTGTACCCGATAAAACTAAATTGTAGATTCCCAGCACGTTTAGGTACTGATTGCGCGGTGGTCAGGGAACCAGGCACTTCCTCCCAGCAAGGGCATATTTCTACTGATAGACAAGATGTAGAAAGTGTACAAGTTGTGAAGCAGGACGCTGATTGGTTGGAGAAGAAAAAGCGTCGGAGGAAACCTGCAAGGCGAATAATCTCACTGTGTGAGGAAAATGAAAAAGCAGATGATGAGACAGCAGAACCTAAGAAATTAGATTTGGATATAAATGGTTTTCAAGATGGAGGGGTTGGACCACTGTGTGCTTCAGAGAGAGCTTCTAGCCAAAGTGCGATGAGAATATCCCTTGATAGTTGTGGCAGGCAAACTCATGCTGAGAGAAGCAGATTACTACAGGGGGCTGAGAAGCTAATTAAGAATTACTTTAACAAAAAAGCTGCAGATTCTGGAATTGATGAATCTTGTCAGAGATACATTCTATGCAACTGTTTGCTCGAGAAAGACTCTCAGTTCAGTGAAAG TGAGGTAGCTGTAACCTTGAGCAGCGAGCATAAGTTACATGTGCTACTCCTTGAAAACTCATGTGTTGGGTCAG CAGGTTCAAGCTTAAAATTAGCTGGCTGTCATGGTTTTGAGCAGATGAGAGAGGTTTTTGTGGGTTTGGGACTTCAGATTGTAAG AGTGTGCTTCGGACGGGACACAACCTACCTCTTTGTGACCAGAAATATAGATGTGTCCAGAGAGCTATTATCGATATTGGGGTTTATTGATTCACATGTGGTGGAAAATGACTGTTCTCTGCGAAG TTTGGAGAACGTTCAGGCTGATCTCTTCGAAAGGCATGTATGTGGAGGTTTGAAGATGAGCATTCTTCAGTATTCAATGGTGATGTTCTGGTGCAACAATTGGAGAG AGGGTTCATGGCTGCGGAGATCGCTATTTGTGCTTGGAAGGCATCTAATTCTGTGCACGGAAGATGTAACCCTGCTTGGTTCCCTTTCTGAGAGTGTATCATGCTCTTCCTACTTCTCGTTGGACTCTTGTTGTTCCATTGTCAGCGTGTCAGAAGTG GTAATTGACACCAAAGATTGCTATTGCGTGACCCTGACTTTGGAAGGCGTCATGTCAAAGTTCCCTCTTACACTGAAGGAGGGCAAGATAGTCGAGGATACAAAACTCGTGAAGAGAAAACCTGTCTCGGGTCCCCAGAAGTGGAAGCTGAAGTGGTTCTCGGAAGAAAGTCTCTTCCAATTTGTGTCTTTATTGAAAGCATTACATGGTGAAGCAACCACAAATTCCTTACTTGTATATCGTCATCAAAGCAAGTAA
- the LOC132043961 gene encoding uncharacterized protein LOC132043961 isoform X7, whose product MDESLQLLPAVETLDLSRNKFAKVDNLRKCTKLKHLDLGFNHLRNVVSFSGVSSHIVKLVLRNNALTSLRGIENLKSLQGLDISYNIISNFLEMEILAGLSSLQRLWLEGNPLCYSRWYRAQVFSFFPSPEKMELDEKKICTSELWQRQIIIASRQKRPASFGFYSPARVGAKIEGSINTKRKKLSRVASIETEEQNTSICSDIESASVDIDNQSKEENALSDEEAEIVELMNRIENMKKERSDVWLQEFKDWVNDSSDNFVGVSRGKETVSSNHRDDEVKTQNRDNQLGETSKYLSDSMLASGDDSSTNILESDNSFAEMFHYPNQIGEASSRFSRNNTGESIQISRSRHQDIFSPINNEVLHPTTMFPQSESYSTQRGLKMSAKINIPPLTDADNILDSRSSLASTGSPPHYKEDILHRRQNLEEELLQLSAESFSAASSDSDTSCSDDDCPELTSMPLVDQFLIDNVSERSVDSYSPLHLSMDVCHEKLYPIKLNCRFPARLGTDCAVVREPGTSSQQGHISTDRQDVESVQVVKQDADWLEKKKRRRKPARRIISLCEENEKADDETAEPKKLDLDINGFQDGGVGPLCASERASSQSAMRISLDSCGRQTHAERSRLLQGAEKLIKNYFNKKAADSGIDESCQRYILCNCLLEKDSQFSESEVAVTLSSEHKLHVLLLENSCVGSAGSSLKLAGCHGFEQMREVFVGLGLQIVSRVCFGRDTTYLFVTRNIDVSRELLSILGFIDSHVVENDCSLRSLENVQADLFERHVCGGLKMSILQYSMVMFWCNNWREGSWLRRSLFVLGRHLILCTEDVTLLGSLSESVSCSSYFSLDSCCSIVSVSEVVIDTKDCYCVTLTLEGVMSKFPLTLKEGKIVEDTKLVKRKPVSGPQKWKLKWFSEESLFQFVSLLKALHGEATTNSLLVYRHQSK is encoded by the exons ATGGACGAATCTTTGCAACTTCTTCCTGCTGTTGAAACTCTTGATTTGAGCAGAAATAAGTTTGCCAAGGTGGATAATCTGCGGAAGTGCACCAAATTGAAGCATCTGGATCTTGGGTTCAACCACCTGAGAAATGTTGTGTCCTTTAGTGGG GTCTCATCTCACATTGTTAAGCTTGTTCTGAGGAACAATGCCCTAACATCATTACGCggaattgaaaatttgaagtcacTTCAGGGGCTTGATATTTCGTACAATATAATCTCCAATTTCTTGGAGATGGAGATTCTTGCTGGCCTGTCATCTCTTCAACGCTTGTGGCTTGAGGGGAATCCTCTGTGCTATTCTCGTTGGTATAGAGCTCAAGTCTTCAGTTTCTTTCCGAGTCCAGAGAAG ATGGAGCTTGATGAAAAGAAAATCTGTACTAGTGAGTTATGGCAGCGGCAGATTATCATTGCCAGTAGGCAAAAGCGGCCTGCTAGCTTTGGGTTTTATTCACCAGCAAGAGTTGGGGCCAAAATAGAAGGAAGTATTAATACAAAAAGG AAGAAGCTCTCACGTGTGGCTAGTATCGAGACTGAAGAACAGAACACTTCCATTTGCTCTGATATAGAATCTGCGTCTGTTGATATCGACAATCAAAGCAAGGAGGAGAATGCCCTTTCTGATGAGGAAGCTGAAATAGTTGAGTTGATGAACCGAATTGAGAATATGAAGAAGGAAAGATCTGATGTGTGGCTGCAGGAGTTCAAAGACTGGGTAAATGACTCTTCTGACAATTTTGTTGGTGTTTCTAGAGGCAAAGAGACTGTCTCCAGTAACCACAGAGATGATGAAGTTAAGACCCAGAATAGAGACAATCAGCTAGGTGAGACCTCCAAATATTTATCTGACTCGATGCTGGCTTCTGGAGATGACAGCAGCACAAATATACTAGAATCTGACAACTCATTCGCAGAGATGTTTCATTACCCCAACCAAATTGGTGAAGCATCTTCCAGATTTTCTCGGAATAACACAGGAGAGTCCATTCAGATTAGTAGAAGCCGACATCAGGATATATTTAGCCCTATAAATAATGAAGTGCTTCATCCAACTACAATGTTCCCTCAGTCTGAATCCTACTCAACCCAAAGGGGTCTTAAAATGAGTGCTAAGATCAATATTCCACCACTTACTGATGCTGATAATATTTTGGATTCTCGATCATCTTTGGCTAGCACAGGATCACCTCCTCACTACAAGGAGGACATTCTGCACAGACGtcaaaatttggaagaagaattgCTGCAGCTGTCTGCTGAATCCTTCTCAGCTGCATCTTCTGATAGTGATACAAGCTGTAGCGACGACGATTGCCCTGAGTTGACCTCAATGCCTCTGGTTGATCAGTTTCTTATCGACAATGTCTCAGAAAGGAGTGTGGATAGCTACTCACCATTGCATCTGTCCATGGATGTATGCCATGAAAAATTGTACCCGATAAAACTAAATTGTAGATTCCCAGCACGTTTAGGTACTGATTGCGCGGTGGTCAGGGAACCAGGCACTTCCTCCCAGCAAGGGCATATTTCTACTGATAGACAAGATGTAGAAAGTGTACAAGTTGTGAAGCAGGACGCTGATTGGTTGGAGAAGAAAAAGCGTCGGAGGAAACCTGCAAGGCGAATAATCTCACTGTGTGAGGAAAATGAAAAAGCAGATGATGAGACAGCAGAACCTAAGAAATTAGATTTGGATATAAATGGTTTTCAAGATGGAGGGGTTGGACCACTGTGTGCTTCAGAGAGAGCTTCTAGCCAAAGTGCGATGAGAATATCCCTTGATAGTTGTGGCAGGCAAACTCATGCTGAGAGAAGCAGATTACTACAGGGGGCTGAGAAGCTAATTAAGAATTACTTTAACAAAAAAGCTGCAGATTCTGGAATTGATGAATCTTGTCAGAGATACATTCTATGCAACTGTTTGCTCGAGAAAGACTCTCAGTTCAGTGAAAG TGAGGTAGCTGTAACCTTGAGCAGCGAGCATAAGTTACATGTGCTACTCCTTGAAAACTCATGTGTTGGGTCAG CAGGTTCAAGCTTAAAATTAGCTGGCTGTCATGGTTTTGAGCAGATGAGAGAGGTTTTTGTGGGTTTGGGACTTCAGATTGTAAG TAGAGTGTGCTTCGGACGGGACACAACCTACCTCTTTGTGACCAGAAATATAGATGTGTCCAGAGAGCTATTATCGATATTGGGGTTTATTGATTCACATGTGGTGGAAAATGACTGTTCTCTGCGAAG TTTGGAGAACGTTCAGGCTGATCTCTTCGAAAGGCATGTATGTGGAGGTTTGAAGATGAGCATTCTTCAGTATTCAATGGTGATGTTCTGGTGCAACAATTGGAGAG AGGGTTCATGGCTGCGGAGATCGCTATTTGTGCTTGGAAGGCATCTAATTCTGTGCACGGAAGATGTAACCCTGCTTGGTTCCCTTTCTGAGAGTGTATCATGCTCTTCCTACTTCTCGTTGGACTCTTGTTGTTCCATTGTCAGCGTGTCAGAAGTG GTAATTGACACCAAAGATTGCTATTGCGTGACCCTGACTTTGGAAGGCGTCATGTCAAAGTTCCCTCTTACACTGAAGGAGGGCAAGATAGTCGAGGATACAAAACTCGTGAAGAGAAAACCTGTCTCGGGTCCCCAGAAGTGGAAGCTGAAGTGGTTCTCGGAAGAAAGTCTCTTCCAATTTGTGTCTTTATTGAAAGCATTACATGGTGAAGCAACCACAAATTCCTTACTTGTATATCGTCATCAAAGCAAGTAA
- the LOC132043961 gene encoding uncharacterized protein LOC132043961 isoform X5: MVLVTGDRYLDSLVKFVENNVESLIEGTLILKLNPIGLHYVHSRLESLSELESLLSGAPVDYLRAYVSDLGDHRALERLRRILRLLTSLKVVSVLPPPARDPTPLSLLPFGRLKVLELRGCDLSTSAARGLLELRHTLEKLICHNSTDALKHVFASRIADINNSPHWNRLSFISCARNGLVLMDESLQLLPAVETLDLSRNKFAKVDNLRKCTKLKHLDLGFNHLRNVVSFSGVSSHIVKLVLRNNALTSLRGIENLKSLQGLDISYNIISNFLEMEILAGLSSLQRLWLEGNPLCYSRWYRAQVFSFFPSPEKMELDEKKICTSELWQRQIIIASRQKRPASFGFYSPARVGAKIEGSINTKRKKLSRVASIETEEQNTSICSDIESASVDIDNQSKEENALSDEEAEIVELMNRIENMKKERSDVWLQEFKDWVNDSSDNFVGVSRGKETVSSNHRDDEVKTQNRDNQLGETSKYLSDSMLASGDDSSTNILESDNSFAEMFHYPNQIGEASSRFSRNNTGESIQISRSRHQDIFSPINNEVLHPTTMFPQSESYSTQRGLKMSAKINIPPLTDADNILDSRSSLASTGSPPHYKEDILHRRQNLEEELLQLSAESFSAASSDSDTSCSDDDCPELTSMPLVDQFLIDNVSERSVDSYSPLHLSMDVCHEKLYPIKLNCRFPARLGTDCAVVREPGTSSQQGHISTDRQDVESVQVVKQDADWLEKKKRRRKPARRIISLCEENEKADDETAEPKKLDLDINGFQDGGVGPLCASERASSQSAMRISLDSCGRQTHAERSRLLQGAEKLIKNYFNKKAADSGIDESCQRYILCNCLLEKDSQFSESEVAVTLSSEHKLHVLLLENSCVGSAGSSLKLAGCHGFEQMREVFVGLGLQIVSRVCFGRDTTYLFVTRNIDVSRELLSILGFIDSHVVENDCSLRSLENVQADLFERHVCGGLKMSILQYSMVMFWCNNWREGSWLRRSLFVLGRHLILCTEDVTLLGSLSESVSCSSYFSLDSCCSIVSVSEVMK; encoded by the exons ATGGTGCTTGTTACGGGCGATAGATACTTAGATTCACTCGTAAAATTCGTGGAAAACAACGTCGAATCATTAATCGAAGGAACCTTAATCCTAAAATTGAATCCAATTGGTCTTCATTATGTTCACTCTAGACTCGAATCATTATCTGAACTTGAGAGTCTTTTATCAGGTGCACCTGTTGATTATCTTCGTGCTTATGTATCTGATTTAGGTGACCATAGGGCACTTGAAAGGCTTAGACGGATTCTTCGACTTTTAACATCGTTAAAGGTGGTTTCTGTGTTGCCGCCACCAGCTAGGGATCCAACGCCGTTATCACTTTTGCCGTTTGGTAGGTTAAAAGTattggaacttagaggatgtgATCTGTCTACATCTGCTGCTAGAGGACTTTTGGAATTAAGACATACTTTGGAGAAGTTGATTTGTCATAATTCGACT GACGCACTTAAGCATGTTTTTGCTAGTAGAATAGCTGATATAAATAATTCTCCGCACTGGAATCGGTTATCATTTATTTCATGTGCCCGCAATGGCTTGGTTCTGATGGACGAATCTTTGCAACTTCTTCCTGCTGTTGAAACTCTTGATTTGAGCAGAAATAAGTTTGCCAAGGTGGATAATCTGCGGAAGTGCACCAAATTGAAGCATCTGGATCTTGGGTTCAACCACCTGAGAAATGTTGTGTCCTTTAGTGGG GTCTCATCTCACATTGTTAAGCTTGTTCTGAGGAACAATGCCCTAACATCATTACGCggaattgaaaatttgaagtcacTTCAGGGGCTTGATATTTCGTACAATATAATCTCCAATTTCTTGGAGATGGAGATTCTTGCTGGCCTGTCATCTCTTCAACGCTTGTGGCTTGAGGGGAATCCTCTGTGCTATTCTCGTTGGTATAGAGCTCAAGTCTTCAGTTTCTTTCCGAGTCCAGAGAAG ATGGAGCTTGATGAAAAGAAAATCTGTACTAGTGAGTTATGGCAGCGGCAGATTATCATTGCCAGTAGGCAAAAGCGGCCTGCTAGCTTTGGGTTTTATTCACCAGCAAGAGTTGGGGCCAAAATAGAAGGAAGTATTAATACAAAAAGG AAGAAGCTCTCACGTGTGGCTAGTATCGAGACTGAAGAACAGAACACTTCCATTTGCTCTGATATAGAATCTGCGTCTGTTGATATCGACAATCAAAGCAAGGAGGAGAATGCCCTTTCTGATGAGGAAGCTGAAATAGTTGAGTTGATGAACCGAATTGAGAATATGAAGAAGGAAAGATCTGATGTGTGGCTGCAGGAGTTCAAAGACTGGGTAAATGACTCTTCTGACAATTTTGTTGGTGTTTCTAGAGGCAAAGAGACTGTCTCCAGTAACCACAGAGATGATGAAGTTAAGACCCAGAATAGAGACAATCAGCTAGGTGAGACCTCCAAATATTTATCTGACTCGATGCTGGCTTCTGGAGATGACAGCAGCACAAATATACTAGAATCTGACAACTCATTCGCAGAGATGTTTCATTACCCCAACCAAATTGGTGAAGCATCTTCCAGATTTTCTCGGAATAACACAGGAGAGTCCATTCAGATTAGTAGAAGCCGACATCAGGATATATTTAGCCCTATAAATAATGAAGTGCTTCATCCAACTACAATGTTCCCTCAGTCTGAATCCTACTCAACCCAAAGGGGTCTTAAAATGAGTGCTAAGATCAATATTCCACCACTTACTGATGCTGATAATATTTTGGATTCTCGATCATCTTTGGCTAGCACAGGATCACCTCCTCACTACAAGGAGGACATTCTGCACAGACGtcaaaatttggaagaagaattgCTGCAGCTGTCTGCTGAATCCTTCTCAGCTGCATCTTCTGATAGTGATACAAGCTGTAGCGACGACGATTGCCCTGAGTTGACCTCAATGCCTCTGGTTGATCAGTTTCTTATCGACAATGTCTCAGAAAGGAGTGTGGATAGCTACTCACCATTGCATCTGTCCATGGATGTATGCCATGAAAAATTGTACCCGATAAAACTAAATTGTAGATTCCCAGCACGTTTAGGTACTGATTGCGCGGTGGTCAGGGAACCAGGCACTTCCTCCCAGCAAGGGCATATTTCTACTGATAGACAAGATGTAGAAAGTGTACAAGTTGTGAAGCAGGACGCTGATTGGTTGGAGAAGAAAAAGCGTCGGAGGAAACCTGCAAGGCGAATAATCTCACTGTGTGAGGAAAATGAAAAAGCAGATGATGAGACAGCAGAACCTAAGAAATTAGATTTGGATATAAATGGTTTTCAAGATGGAGGGGTTGGACCACTGTGTGCTTCAGAGAGAGCTTCTAGCCAAAGTGCGATGAGAATATCCCTTGATAGTTGTGGCAGGCAAACTCATGCTGAGAGAAGCAGATTACTACAGGGGGCTGAGAAGCTAATTAAGAATTACTTTAACAAAAAAGCTGCAGATTCTGGAATTGATGAATCTTGTCAGAGATACATTCTATGCAACTGTTTGCTCGAGAAAGACTCTCAGTTCAGTGAAAG TGAGGTAGCTGTAACCTTGAGCAGCGAGCATAAGTTACATGTGCTACTCCTTGAAAACTCATGTGTTGGGTCAG CAGGTTCAAGCTTAAAATTAGCTGGCTGTCATGGTTTTGAGCAGATGAGAGAGGTTTTTGTGGGTTTGGGACTTCAGATTGTAAG TAGAGTGTGCTTCGGACGGGACACAACCTACCTCTTTGTGACCAGAAATATAGATGTGTCCAGAGAGCTATTATCGATATTGGGGTTTATTGATTCACATGTGGTGGAAAATGACTGTTCTCTGCGAAG TTTGGAGAACGTTCAGGCTGATCTCTTCGAAAGGCATGTATGTGGAGGTTTGAAGATGAGCATTCTTCAGTATTCAATGGTGATGTTCTGGTGCAACAATTGGAGAG AGGGTTCATGGCTGCGGAGATCGCTATTTGTGCTTGGAAGGCATCTAATTCTGTGCACGGAAGATGTAACCCTGCTTGGTTCCCTTTCTGAGAGTGTATCATGCTCTTCCTACTTCTCGTTGGACTCTTGTTGTTCCATTGTCAGCGTGTCAGAAGTG ATGAAATAG